The Penaeus monodon isolate SGIC_2016 unplaced genomic scaffold, NSTDA_Pmon_1 PmonScaffold_245, whole genome shotgun sequence genome has a window encoding:
- the LOC119570324 gene encoding piggyBac transposable element-derived protein 4-like: MTPTDTNPPIRCLLSAPSISNPPPRKGVPWFPAVNRGEVSACHKNNMMCFKWSAKRMVHMLTSIHENNIIQTEKRDYITGEPIRKPEAVVDYTQKMRIIDKADMLLSCVESLRKSIKWYKKNFFFRIVDMARLNPYYMYLVKTGIMPSFLEFSHTMIHQMLARYREQQVPRPHSFRTGTKPLRLTERHFPSFVEATPTNPRPRRRCHVCANAQLRQRKRQMTHWQCADCGIALCLPECFRVYHTRVKY; this comes from the exons ATGACTCCGACTGATACTAATCCCCCTATTCGGTGTTTGCTGTCAGCTCCATCCATTTCGAATCCTCCACCCAG AAAAGGGGTGCCTTGGTTCCCTGCAGTCAACCGGGGGGAAGTTAGTGCTTGCCACAAGAACAACATGATGTGCTTCAAATGGTCTGCCAAACGAATGGTCCATATGTTAACATCAATCCACGAGAACAATATTATTCAAACTGAAAAAAGAGATTACATTACAGGAGAGCCAATAAGGAAGCCAGAAGCTGTGGTTGACTATACCCAAAAAATGCGTATCATTGACAAAGCTGATATGCTTTTGAGTTGTGTAGAAAGCCTCAGAAAATCAAtcaaatggtataaaaaaaactttttttttcgtattgtggACATGGCAAGACTAAACCCATATTACATGTACTTGGTCAAAACAGGTATTATGCCCTCCTTTCTTGAATTTAGCCACACCATGATCCATCAGATGCTTGCCAGATATCGAGAGCAGCAAGTGCCAAGACCTCATTCATTTCGTACAGGAACCAAACCATTGCGCCTTACTGAACGCCACTTCCCAAGTTTTGTTGAGGCAACTCCCACAAACCCGAGACCACGGAGGAGATGTCACGTGTGTGCAAACGCACAACTGCGACAGAGGAAGCGTCAGATGACCCACTGGCAATGCGCTGACTGTGGGATTGCACTTTGTCTGCCTGAGTGTTTCCGCGTATACCATACACGTGTGAAGTACTGA
- the LOC119570321 gene encoding uncharacterized protein LOC119570321, which yields MLTGRHANFQIGLTNEAVFDENINLQARLQEARQAAVKASKEARQVYGKQYDKGKKVEFQPTEGALVWYFEHRHKMGSLPPLTRKWRGPARITRRLGPVAFEIEDLETEVQLKAHLNHLKAYHPPAELSYGTSDSDGEEDDDRDDPNPPNPDANDPWVAVLTSLVMEPGFDADRRDCRDTRPSRNLHPDEQMMQH from the coding sequence ATGCTAACAGGCCGCCATGCTAACTTCCAGATTGGTCTCACCAATGAAGCCGTGTTTGATGAAAACATAAATTTGCAAGCACGTTTACAAGAGGCCCGTCAAGCAGCTGTGAAAGCCTCAAAGGAAGCACGTCAAGTCTATGGAAAGCAGTACGACAAAGGAAAGAAGGTGGAATTCCAGCCGACTGAAGGTGCATTGGTGTGGTACTTTGAGCACAGGCACAAGATGGGCAGTCTACCTCCTCTCACCAGGAAATGGAGAGGTCCTGCCAGGATTACGAGACGACTAGGTCCAGTTGCTTTTGAGATTGAAGACCTCGAAACAGAAGTCCAGTTAAAAGCCCACCTGAATCACCTGAAGGCTTATCATCCACCGGCAGAACTGTCATATGGCACGAGTGACAGTGatggagaagaggatgatgatagagatgatccgAACCCGCCAAACCCAGACGCAAACGACCCTTGGGTTGCTGTGCTGACCTCTCTGGTGATGGAGCCAGGGTTTGATGCCGATAGGCGTGACTGCCGAGACACGCGACCCTCAAGAAACCTGCACCCAGATGAGCAGATGATGCAGCACTAA